The window CCTGATGATCATGTTCATCGCGCTCGAGCTGATGTCCGTCTCCGTGTACGTGCTCACGGCGGCGAACCGGCGCGACCCGCGCGGTGCGGAGGGCGCCCTCAAGTACTTCCTCCTCGGCGCCTTCGCGAGCGCGTTCTTCCTGTTCGGCATCGCGCTGGTCTACGGTGCGACGGGCACGACCAACCTGTCGGAGATCGCGGCGTCGATCGGCGTCGATGGCATCGGCGCGAGCCCGCTGCTGCTGCCGGCCATCGCGCTCATTGCCGTCGGCTTCGCGTTCAAGGTCTCGGCCGTACCGTTCCACATGTGGACGCCCGACGCCTACGAGGGTGCGCCCGTGCCGGTCACGACGTTCATGGCCGTGGGGGTCAAGTCCGCCGCGTTCGCGGCGTTCGTGCGCGTGTTCCTGACCGCGTTCCCGGGCGTCTACGACTCGTGGGACGTGCTGGCGATCTGGCTGGCCATCCTGACCATGGTCGGCGCGAACCTGACCGCGCTGGTGCAGGGCGACGTCAAGCGGATGCTCGCGTACTCCAGCGTCGCGCATGCCGGCTACCTGCTGGTCGGCCTCGCCGCGGCCAATGTGCTCGGGGCCGCCTCCGTGCTCTTCTACCTCGTCGTCTACACGTTCATGACCGCGGGGGCGTTCGCCGTGCTCATGGTCGTGGCCGGCAAGGGCGAGGGGCGCACGGGACTGGACTGGTTCAGCGGGCTCGGCTGGCGCTCACCCATGCTGGGCGCGGCGATGACGCTGTTCCTGCTGTCGCTGGCCGGCTTCCCGCTGACCGGCGGCTTCGTGGGCAAGGTGTTCATCCTGCGCGCGGCCATCGACC of the Longimicrobiales bacterium genome contains:
- a CDS encoding NADH-quinone oxidoreductase subunit N, which gives rise to MQGLTLDFARQADYALALLPEIVLSVWGMLVLMVDVFQKGSRSGPSWRGLGWFTLVGLVLAAAANWWLGGVNEANLAGSIALDSFRTFSNYIFLASGAFFVLIADRYLDEERMLLGEIYALILFATVGMMTFAGTRDLMIMFIALELMSVSVYVLTAANRRDPRGAEGALKYFLLGAFASAFFLFGIALVYGATGTTNLSEIAASIGVDGIGASPLLLPAIALIAVGFAFKVSAVPFHMWTPDAYEGAPVPVTTFMAVGVKSAAFAAFVRVFLTAFPGVYDSWDVLAIWLAILTMVGANLTALVQGDVKRMLAYSSVAHAGYLLVGLAAANVLGAASVLFYLVVYTFMTAGAFAVLMVVAGKGEGRTGLDWFSGLGWRSPMLGAAMTLFLLSLAGFPLTGGFVGKVFILRAAIDQGLIGLAVALVLASLISYYYYLRVAWYMWFREPDGEPLTLTISPGTRVAIVAAVIGVLVLGIFPGALLDAAERSAAALMHVPTMLGRN